A single genomic interval of Bacteroidales bacterium harbors:
- a CDS encoding RNA-binding S4 domain-containing protein, with translation MPKEEVRIDKWLWAVRVFKTRTQAVEACKKGRVTMKDVTVKPSRTVKVGDEISVKKPPITYTFRVLALAENRMGAKLVPNFLENITPQEQYDILEMSRISGFVARSKGMGRPTKREGRDLKAFIENEYSYDFPSLWDEEDDDEDTNA, from the coding sequence ATGCCTAAAGAAGAGGTTAGAATAGATAAATGGCTTTGGGCTGTGAGGGTATTTAAAACTCGCACACAGGCCGTTGAGGCTTGCAAGAAAGGGCGAGTAACAATGAAAGATGTTACAGTAAAACCCTCAAGAACAGTTAAGGTTGGCGATGAAATATCAGTCAAGAAACCTCCTATTACATATACTTTCAGAGTGTTGGCTCTTGCCGAGAACAGAATGGGAGCCAAACTTGTCCCCAATTTTTTAGAGAACATCACTCCACAAGAGCAATATGATATTTTAGAGATGTCGCGCATTAGTGGTTTTGTTGCCCGTAGCAAAGGAATGGGACGCCCAACAAAACGCGAAGGCAGAGACCTTAAAGCCTTTATCGAAAACGAATACTCTTACGACTTCCCCTCACTTTGGGATGAAGAAGATGATGATGAAGATACCAACGCATAA
- a CDS encoding PrsW family intramembrane metalloprotease — MTTTSLMLLFALLPIVILLIHIYILDRYQKEPIGKIVLSFMAGVASLFIALVLVHYSPLTDYIESVQGLGSGVLEAFFNAAIPEELAKLFMLWLVLRRNRYFDEKVDGIVYAVSLSLGFAAFENLLYIFQNYPDWENVAVMRAIFAVPGHYCYGVLMGYFYSKVKFASHPSVKDMVMVLLAPVLAHGIYDSLLFEMENINPGFVFFMSSVFVIFTILLWKHSKKKIREHLNADKEYFDRTTID, encoded by the coding sequence ATGACTACAACAAGTTTGATGTTGCTTTTTGCTCTATTGCCTATTGTAATATTATTGATTCATATTTACATATTAGACCGATATCAAAAGGAGCCTATTGGAAAAATTGTGTTATCTTTTATGGCGGGAGTTGCCTCTCTGTTTATAGCACTTGTATTAGTGCATTACTCTCCTTTGACGGATTATATTGAGAGTGTTCAAGGGTTAGGCTCGGGAGTATTGGAGGCATTTTTTAATGCTGCTATACCTGAGGAGTTGGCAAAACTATTTATGTTGTGGCTGGTGTTGAGGAGAAACAGATATTTTGATGAGAAGGTTGATGGAATTGTGTATGCAGTATCCCTCTCTTTAGGTTTTGCAGCCTTTGAAAATCTTTTGTATATCTTCCAAAACTATCCTGATTGGGAAAACGTTGCAGTTATGAGAGCCATATTTGCAGTCCCTGGTCACTATTGTTATGGAGTTCTGATGGGATACTTCTATTCAAAAGTAAAATTTGCTTCACATCCGTCAGTAAAGGATATGGTGATGGTATTGTTGGCACCCGTTTTGGCTCATGGTATATACGATTCTCTTTTGTTTGAGATGGAAAATATTAATCCAGGATTTGTATTCTTTATGTCGTCTGTGTTTGTTATATTTACAATATTGCTGTGGAAACATTCAAAGAAAAAGATAAGGGAACATTTGAATGCTGATAAGGAGTATTTTGACAGAACAACTATTGATTAG
- a CDS encoding HDIG domain-containing protein: MDCIAIIEKYYTKDTPLYNLLIAHSKSVAELAVEIVASHPELGADASFVYEAAMLHDIGIYLTYAPKIYCVGAKPYIMHSLLGAEILRNEGLKTHALVCERHTGAGISAQEIEAQNLPLPKVDMIPISIEEKIVAYADKFFSKSSPNKRKSAAEARASLERFGEETLKRFDEWSKLFS, translated from the coding sequence ATAGACTGCATTGCAATAATAGAGAAGTATTACACCAAAGATACTCCGCTATATAATCTGCTTATTGCCCACAGCAAAAGTGTGGCAGAGTTGGCAGTTGAGATTGTGGCATCGCACCCCGAATTGGGTGCTGATGCCTCTTTTGTTTACGAAGCAGCAATGCTTCACGATATTGGAATATACCTCACCTATGCCCCAAAGATATATTGTGTGGGAGCGAAACCATATATTATGCACTCGCTCTTAGGTGCCGAGATATTAAGAAACGAAGGTTTAAAGACACACGCTCTTGTTTGTGAGAGGCACACCGGTGCAGGAATTTCGGCTCAAGAGATTGAGGCTCAAAATCTCCCACTCCCCAAAGTGGATATGATACCTATCTCAATAGAGGAGAAGATTGTTGCATACGCCGATAAGTTTTTCTCTAAATCTTCGCCCAACAAACGCAAAAGTGCAGCAGAGGCAAGAGCCTCGCTTGAACGCTTTGGCGAGGAGACTCTTAAAAGATTTGACGAATGGAGCAAACTCTTTTCATAA
- a CDS encoding branched-chain amino acid aminotransferase: MATQEIDWANLSFGYMPTDYNVRRYYRDGKWGEIEVSSTDTINMSMAATCLHYGQEAFEGLKAFRGKDGKIRVFRMKDNAERLQSTCRGILMPELPTEMFCEMVERVVKLNERFVPPYESGASLYIRPLLIGTGAQVGVHPAKEYLFLIFVTPVGPYFKGGFSTTPYVIIRGYDRAAPLGTGRYKVGGNYAASLLANKQAHDLGYSCELYLDAKEKKYIDEAGAANFFGIKDNTYITPKSSSILPSITNRSLMQLAEDMGMKVEQRQIPEEELATFEEAGACGTAAVISPMQRIDDLDNNISYVISKDGRPGPMSTKLYNELRGIQYGEVEDRHQWVTVIE; encoded by the coding sequence ATGGCAACACAAGAGATAGATTGGGCAAACTTATCGTTTGGATATATGCCCACCGATTATAATGTTCGCAGATACTATCGCGATGGTAAATGGGGAGAGATTGAAGTAAGTTCAACCGATACTATAAATATGAGTATGGCCGCAACTTGTCTTCACTATGGTCAAGAGGCGTTTGAAGGATTAAAAGCCTTCAGAGGAAAAGATGGAAAGATTCGTGTTTTCAGAATGAAAGACAATGCTGAGCGTCTGCAATCTACTTGCAGAGGTATTCTTATGCCCGAACTTCCTACTGAGATGTTCTGCGAAATGGTTGAGAGAGTTGTAAAACTTAACGAGCGTTTTGTTCCACCATACGAGAGTGGTGCTTCGCTTTACATCAGACCTCTTCTTATTGGTACTGGTGCTCAAGTTGGTGTTCACCCTGCAAAAGAGTACCTTTTCTTGATATTTGTAACTCCTGTCGGACCATACTTCAAAGGAGGTTTCTCAACAACTCCATACGTTATAATCAGAGGTTACGACCGTGCCGCTCCTCTTGGCACAGGAAGATACAAAGTGGGAGGCAACTACGCCGCAAGTCTTTTAGCAAACAAACAGGCTCACGACTTGGGCTACTCTTGCGAACTCTATCTTGACGCTAAGGAGAAGAAATATATTGACGAGGCAGGTGCTGCAAACTTCTTTGGCATCAAAGACAACACATACATAACACCAAAATCATCTTCAATACTTCCATCAATTACCAACCGCAGTTTGATGCAACTGGCAGAAGATATGGGTATGAAGGTGGAACAACGCCAAATCCCCGAAGAGGAGTTAGCAACCTTTGAAGAGGCAGGTGCTTGTGGTACAGCAGCGGTAATATCTCCTATGCAACGCATTGATGACCTTGACAACAACATCAGTTATGTTATCTCAAAGGATGGTCGCCCGGGACCTATGAGTACAAAACTTTACAACGAGTTGAGAGGTATTCAATACGGAGAGGTTGAAGACAGACACCAATGGGTAACTGTAATAGAATAG
- a CDS encoding glutamate--tRNA ligase gives MEQRKVRVRFAPSPTGPLHIGGVRTALYNYLFAKQHGGDMILRIEDTDSQRFVPGAEDYIISSLAWLGVKFDEGVNYGGEFGPYRQSERRDIYRKYVKQLLDADKAYIAFDTPQELEAKRNEIANFQYDAKTRNSMRNSLVMDKAEVEKLIAEGEKYVVRIKIEPNEDVVVDDMIRGKVTINSSVLDDKVLYKSADDLPTYHLANIVDDHLMEVTHVIRGEEWLPSAPLHVLLYRAFGWEDTMPRFAHLPLLLKPEGNGKLSKRDGDRLGFPVFPLEWKDPKTGEISSGYRESGYLPEAVVNFLALLGWNPGTEQELLSMEELISLFNIEKCSKAGAKFDYEKGKWFNHKYIQEKSDAEVAEMFLPILKEQGVDAGAYNIEKIVSLVKSRINFAKDLWAQTSFFFVAPETYAEKDIRKRWKEGMPQIISELVTLLEGEENFASAALEEVVLGWIAKNEYHLGNTMNAFRLAVVGECRGPHMFDITEVIGKDETIARLKVALEKIQPIA, from the coding sequence ATGGAACAACGTAAAGTAAGAGTGCGTTTTGCACCAAGTCCAACAGGACCATTACACATTGGAGGAGTAAGAACAGCATTATATAACTATCTGTTTGCAAAACAACATGGCGGTGATATGATACTTCGTATCGAAGATACCGATTCGCAACGTTTTGTGCCGGGTGCTGAGGATTATATAATCTCATCATTGGCTTGGTTGGGTGTTAAATTTGATGAGGGTGTAAATTACGGAGGAGAGTTTGGTCCGTACCGTCAATCAGAACGTCGCGATATATATCGTAAATATGTAAAGCAACTATTGGATGCCGATAAAGCATATATCGCATTTGATACCCCACAGGAGTTGGAGGCAAAACGTAACGAAATTGCAAATTTCCAATACGATGCCAAGACTCGTAACTCAATGCGTAACTCATTGGTAATGGATAAGGCAGAGGTTGAGAAACTTATTGCTGAGGGCGAGAAGTATGTTGTTCGTATAAAGATAGAGCCAAACGAAGATGTTGTGGTTGATGATATGATACGCGGTAAAGTTACTATCAACTCATCGGTGCTTGATGATAAGGTATTGTATAAATCTGCCGATGACCTGCCAACATATCATTTGGCAAACATTGTTGATGACCACTTAATGGAGGTAACACACGTAATACGTGGAGAGGAGTGGTTGCCATCAGCCCCATTGCATGTATTGCTTTACAGAGCATTTGGTTGGGAGGATACAATGCCCCGTTTTGCTCACTTGCCTTTGTTGCTTAAACCCGAAGGTAACGGAAAGTTAAGCAAACGCGATGGTGATCGTTTAGGTTTTCCTGTCTTCCCATTGGAGTGGAAAGATCCCAAAACTGGCGAGATATCATCGGGATACAGAGAGAGCGGTTATCTGCCCGAAGCGGTTGTAAACTTCCTTGCACTATTGGGATGGAACCCCGGAACAGAGCAAGAGCTATTGTCGATGGAGGAGTTGATTTCTCTTTTCAATATTGAGAAATGTAGCAAGGCTGGAGCAAAATTCGATTACGAGAAAGGTAAATGGTTTAACCATAAATATATACAAGAGAAGAGCGATGCTGAGGTTGCCGAGATGTTCCTCCCCATATTAAAAGAGCAGGGAGTGGATGCAGGTGCGTATAACATTGAGAAGATTGTATCGTTAGTGAAATCACGCATCAACTTTGCAAAAGATTTGTGGGCTCAAACATCATTCTTCTTTGTGGCTCCCGAGACCTATGCCGAGAAAGATATTCGCAAACGCTGGAAAGAGGGAATGCCTCAAATAATCTCAGAGCTGGTAACTCTTTTAGAGGGCGAGGAGAACTTTGCTTCCGCTGCACTTGAAGAGGTGGTTTTAGGATGGATTGCTAAAAACGAATATCATTTAGGAAACACAATGAATGCCTTCCGTTTGGCAGTTGTTGGCGAGTGTCGTGGTCCTCATATGTTTGATATAACCGAGGTAATCGGAAAGGATGAGACAATTGCCCGATTGAAAGTTGCTTTAGAGAAGATTCAACCAATAGCATAA
- a CDS encoding 50S ribosomal protein L25/general stress protein Ctc — protein sequence MKTFKLEGSPRVNLGKKESKTLRKENMIPAVLNGGKIVELPYTGELKEGEKCVAMKDGKGMIVTDFKVSTESVRKLIYTPDIFAIELKIGDKEVMAVLKDAQFHPVTGNILHLDFLEVSAEKPIVMAVPVVLEGHAEGVKAGGKLVLKMRRLKAKAIYTNIPEKLVVNVESLGLGKSTYVGDLKFDGIELINPKEAVVCSVMMTRAAAAAAAAAKK from the coding sequence ATGAAAACTTTTAAATTAGAAGGCTCTCCACGCGTTAACTTAGGCAAAAAAGAGAGCAAAACTCTTCGTAAAGAGAACATGATTCCTGCTGTTCTTAACGGCGGTAAAATCGTTGAATTACCTTACACTGGCGAATTAAAAGAGGGTGAAAAATGCGTAGCAATGAAAGATGGAAAAGGTATGATTGTTACCGATTTCAAAGTTTCTACCGAGTCTGTTCGCAAACTTATCTACACTCCTGACATCTTTGCTATTGAACTTAAAATAGGAGACAAAGAGGTTATGGCAGTGCTTAAAGATGCACAATTCCACCCTGTAACCGGAAATATTCTTCACTTAGACTTCCTTGAAGTTTCTGCTGAGAAACCTATCGTAATGGCAGTACCTGTTGTTCTTGAAGGACACGCTGAGGGTGTTAAAGCCGGAGGTAAATTGGTACTTAAAATGCGCCGTCTTAAAGCAAAAGCAATCTACACTAACATACCTGAGAAATTGGTAGTTAATGTTGAGTCTTTAGGTCTTGGAAAATCAACTTACGTAGGCGATCTTAAATTTGATGGCATCGAACTTATCAACCCCAAAGAGGCTGTTGTATGTTCAGTAATGATGACTCGTGCCGCTGCCGCTGCTGCCGCTGCCGCTAAAAAGTAA
- a CDS encoding LPS-assembly protein LptD, producing MSIKRRNFYIVVFALITTLLSFNLYAETQENKGGEVTTPPTTDTIKSDSIATTFMDTTKTDSISNDSISSKPAKPAPKKEALDDIVTYTANDSMVLNNGNMAFMFGESKINYQDIELTAHEIRMDMDSSTVYAIGVEDTSGNLVGAPIFKDKSGEYESETMKYNFKSKRGYITNVKTQQGEGYLVGGKTKKDAAGDFYLANGKYTTCDNHENPHFHLQLTKAKMRPGKNVVTGPAYMVLGGVPLPLALPFGFFPFSKKYSSGVIFPTIGEEMRRGLYLRNGGYYFAINECVDLALTGEIYTKGSWGIQGQSIYTKRYKFSGYINASYLTTVLGDKGMPDYSKQTNFRFIWQHRQDRKANPNMSFSAKVNFTTSGYDRNSLNTYYNSSEFTQNTKSSTVNFTYSFPNAPVSISATTNITQRSKDSTIVLSLPDFTINVSRIFPFKRKKPVGKEKWYEKISFSYSGMFRNNITTKQDKLFKSNFLKDWRQGMQHTVPISATFSLFKYLNITPSFTFTDRMYTNRIMKQWDPHASAVVNDTIYGFYNVYNYSGSVSMQTKLYGFFQPAKWFGGKKIKMIRHVLTPSVSITGAPDFSHERFGFWQRYTQINKDGTVREIKYSPFAHNIFGTAPQGRQGTINFSLANNIEMKVNSKRDSTGVKKISLIENLGVNWGYNMAADSMNWSNINMNVLIKLYKNFNLQTNFTFDTYTYQLNEYGNPVRVNIPRWKAGKGLGRLSSTGTSFSYTFNNDTFKKWFGKKDDDGDSSSSAIVSDTGEPITDIEELARIQEQRAEEQKNREESGEGNKEDNKMKNGYQKWEIPWSLSINYSISYGYGEFNRERMEYNGKITQNLSFSGNIQPTKNWTFTFSASYDFDMKKLAYMSCGITRDMHCWSMSCNFVPVGPYKSYDFRISVKSSMLQDLKYEKSSSPYDNENWY from the coding sequence ATGTCCATAAAGAGAAGGAACTTTTATATAGTAGTTTTTGCCTTGATTACAACTCTGCTCTCATTTAACCTATACGCAGAGACTCAAGAGAATAAAGGAGGCGAAGTTACGACTCCGCCAACTACTGATACTATCAAGAGTGATAGTATCGCTACTACATTTATGGACACCACCAAAACCGACTCCATTTCAAACGACTCCATATCAAGCAAACCAGCCAAACCGGCTCCTAAAAAAGAGGCATTGGATGATATTGTTACCTATACAGCCAACGACTCAATGGTGCTAAACAATGGCAATATGGCTTTTATGTTTGGAGAGAGTAAAATCAACTATCAAGATATTGAACTTACTGCTCACGAGATACGAATGGATATGGATAGCAGTACGGTATATGCAATAGGAGTTGAAGACACTTCGGGAAATCTTGTAGGTGCTCCCATTTTCAAAGATAAAAGCGGTGAGTATGAGTCGGAGACTATGAAATATAACTTTAAGAGTAAACGGGGTTATATCACAAACGTTAAGACTCAACAAGGCGAAGGCTATCTTGTTGGTGGCAAAACAAAGAAAGATGCAGCAGGAGATTTTTACCTCGCCAACGGTAAATATACCACTTGCGACAATCACGAAAATCCCCACTTCCACCTTCAACTTACCAAGGCCAAGATGCGTCCGGGCAAGAATGTTGTAACAGGTCCTGCATATATGGTATTGGGAGGAGTTCCCCTACCCCTTGCACTTCCTTTCGGATTCTTCCCCTTCTCTAAAAAATACTCATCGGGTGTCATCTTCCCAACTATTGGAGAGGAGATGAGAAGAGGTTTATATCTTCGCAACGGAGGTTACTACTTTGCTATTAATGAGTGTGTTGATTTGGCTCTAACCGGAGAGATATACACAAAAGGCTCGTGGGGTATTCAAGGGCAATCGATATACACAAAACGTTATAAATTCTCGGGATATATCAACGCAAGTTACCTTACTACCGTTTTGGGCGACAAAGGTATGCCCGACTACTCAAAACAGACAAACTTCCGCTTCATCTGGCAACACCGACAAGACCGCAAAGCAAACCCCAATATGAGTTTCTCGGCAAAGGTTAATTTCACCACAAGCGGTTACGACAGAAATAGTTTAAATACATACTACAACTCTTCGGAGTTTACTCAAAACACCAAGAGTTCAACTGTAAACTTTACATACTCTTTCCCCAATGCCCCTGTATCAATATCGGCAACAACAAATATTACTCAACGCAGCAAAGACTCTACAATAGTTCTTTCTCTGCCCGACTTCACAATCAATGTGAGCCGAATATTCCCCTTCAAGAGGAAAAAACCTGTTGGTAAAGAGAAGTGGTACGAGAAGATAAGTTTTAGCTACTCGGGAATGTTCCGCAACAACATTACCACAAAACAGGATAAGTTGTTTAAATCGAACTTCCTAAAAGATTGGCGTCAGGGTATGCAACATACCGTTCCCATTTCTGCAACATTCTCACTGTTTAAGTACCTGAACATAACCCCTTCGTTTACCTTCACCGACAGGATGTACACAAACCGCATAATGAAACAGTGGGACCCTCACGCATCGGCCGTTGTAAACGATACTATATATGGTTTTTACAACGTATATAATTATAGCGGAAGTGTATCGATGCAGACCAAACTATACGGATTCTTTCAACCCGCAAAATGGTTTGGTGGCAAAAAGATCAAGATGATACGCCACGTCTTGACACCGAGCGTAAGCATAACCGGAGCCCCCGATTTTAGCCACGAGCGTTTTGGATTCTGGCAACGATATACCCAAATCAACAAAGACGGAACAGTCAGAGAGATTAAATACTCTCCGTTTGCCCATAACATTTTTGGTACTGCCCCGCAAGGACGGCAAGGAACAATCAACTTTAGTTTAGCAAACAACATTGAGATGAAGGTTAACTCCAAACGAGACTCTACGGGAGTCAAAAAGATAAGCCTAATTGAGAATTTAGGCGTAAACTGGGGTTATAATATGGCTGCCGATTCAATGAATTGGAGCAACATCAATATGAATGTCCTTATAAAACTATACAAGAACTTTAACCTGCAAACAAACTTCACGTTTGATACCTACACATACCAACTGAACGAGTATGGCAATCCTGTAAGGGTTAACATCCCTCGCTGGAAAGCAGGTAAAGGTTTAGGCAGATTGTCAAGTACCGGAACATCGTTCTCTTATACCTTCAACAATGACACATTTAAGAAGTGGTTTGGCAAGAAAGATGACGATGGCGATAGCTCTTCAAGTGCAATAGTCAGCGACACAGGAGAGCCTATAACAGACATCGAAGAGTTGGCTCGGATTCAAGAGCAGAGAGCAGAAGAACAGAAAAACAGAGAAGAATCAGGAGAGGGAAATAAGGAAGATAACAAAATGAAAAACGGCTATCAGAAGTGGGAAATCCCTTGGAGTCTCTCTATCAACTACTCAATCAGTTACGGATATGGAGAGTTCAACAGAGAGAGAATGGAGTATAACGGAAAGATTACCCAAAACTTAAGTTTCTCGGGTAACATACAGCCAACAAAAAACTGGACTTTCACATTCTCGGCAAGTTACGATTTTGATATGAAAAAACTTGCCTACATGAGTTGCGGTATTACTCGCGATATGCACTGCTGGAGTATGAGTTGCAACTTTGTCCCCGTTGGGCCATATAAATCGTACGACTTCAGGATTAGCGTTAAATCATCAATGTTGCAAGACCTTAAATACGAAAAGAGCAGCAGCCCATACGATAACGAAAATTGGTACTAA
- a CDS encoding aminoacyl-tRNA hydrolase, whose product MKYLITGLGNIGSEYDNTRHNIGFKVLDAFAKASNTVFADGRYGATAKVSIKGRTLILLKPSTFMNLSGNAVRYWLQKENIPNENLLVVVDDLALPLGQLRLKEKGSAGGHNGLAHISQLIGQNFARLRFGIGNNFPKGGQVDYVLGKFTAEEETTIAPRLDIAKEIITSFCLAGAARTMTQYNNK is encoded by the coding sequence ATGAAGTATCTTATTACAGGTTTGGGTAATATTGGTAGCGAATACGATAATACCCGCCATAATATAGGATTTAAGGTATTGGACGCTTTTGCTAAGGCGTCCAATACTGTTTTTGCTGACGGCAGATATGGTGCAACAGCAAAAGTAAGTATAAAAGGCAGAACACTAATTCTGCTTAAGCCATCCACTTTTATGAACTTAAGTGGTAATGCCGTTAGATACTGGTTGCAAAAAGAGAACATACCCAACGAAAACCTATTGGTGGTAGTTGATGACCTTGCCCTTCCTCTTGGTCAACTTAGACTTAAAGAGAAAGGTAGTGCAGGAGGTCACAATGGACTTGCTCACATTTCGCAACTAATCGGACAAAACTTTGCTCGCCTTCGCTTTGGCATTGGAAACAACTTTCCCAAAGGCGGACAAGTTGATTATGTTCTTGGTAAATTTACAGCGGAAGAGGAGACAACTATCGCCCCACGCTTAGATATTGCCAAAGAGATTATCACAAGTTTCTGCTTGGCTGGTGCAGCAAGAACAATGACTCAATATAACAATAAGTAA